CATATCGACGTGCCGACCCAGCCGATCGACACCGGTTCGGGTTCGAGCGAGCCGTCATCGGGCCAGGTGGTCTCGCACGTTGAGCAACGTCGCAACCAGACGGACCTCGTCAGCCCGGCGCCGGAAGAACCCTTGCCGCTCAAGCCTGCCCCGCGTGACTGGTTCCTTGCCGATCAGATCGCCCGGGGCCGGCTGCGCCTGGAGTGGGCACCCGCGCAGGTGATCGTCGACCGTCCGGCAAAGGTGTCGGGCGACAAGGTGGAACCGGGCGGCGAACGCCTTGCCCAGACGCTCCTGCACATGATTGACGATGCCCGGCGCGAGGTGGTGTTGATCTCGCCCTATTTCGTGCCAGGCAAGCGTGGTGTTGAGGTGGCCAAGCATTTGGAGGAGCGCGGCGTGCGCCTGCGCGTGCTGACCAACTCCCTGGCGGCGACCGACGCGCCCATTGTGCATGTCGGCTATGCGAAATATCGTGGCGAGCTGGTCGACGACGGTGTTGAACTGTACGAACTCCGTCCGACGCTGGGCGATCGGCCAAAGATGTTCGGCACGTTCCGTTCCTCGCAGGCGAGCCTGCACGTGAAATCGATCGTGGTGGACCGCAGCACGCTGTTTGTCGGCTCGATGAACATCGACCCGCGCTCTATCGCACTGAACACGGAAACCGGGTTGATCATCCGCAGTCCGGTGCTGTCGGAGGCGGTAGCCCGGCTGTTTGACGACTCGGTGCGCGACAGTGCCTACCGGGTGACCAAGGATGATGGCCACTTGCGCTGGACCACGCACGAGAACGGCAAGGAGGTCGTCGTCGATCACGAGCCCGAGGTCGGCCTGGGCCGCCGGACGTGGATCCAGATGCTGGCGCCGTTTACCCCGGAAGAGCTGCTATAGCGGGGCCCAAAAAGAGAAAACGCCGCGAAGGGCGGCGTTTCGCAGCTCTGGCCAGGGGTTGCCCGGCCGTTGCCTCATTACATCTTCTGCTTGGTGTTGTCAGCCGCGTTTTCCAGCTTCTGGCCACCGGTCTGGATGTCCTTACCCATGCCCGCCATCGTGTTGCAGCCAGCCAGAACGGCGCAGCCCAGGGCCAGCAGTGCGATCAGTTTCTTCATCTCGATCCCCTTGTGAGCCGTGCGGTATCCCGCACGATGTTGGTGATTGCCACCCCAGCGGTGGCGCAATCCGCATTTTAGTGCGACCCCGCGCACGTGGGGTGCGTCGGCCGCATCTTTTTTGCCGTCTTGCATATCACTTGCGGCGCATTCCGGACATTCGGGGCGCAGCCCTCTACTTCTCCCGTCCGCTGCCGTTAGCACCTTTGGGAGTGAACAGGGTGCCTGAAGAGGGGCGCGGGGACGGGATCTCGGCGCCGCACGGCCCAACCATGCAGGAGAAAAACACATGTGGAAGTGGATGGACACAAGCATTCGCACGCGGCTAACGTTTCTGGTCGCGGTATTTGCAGTGATGATTGCCCTGGTGGGCTTCGCGGGTATCACCACCGGCCGGGCGACCAATGACGATTTGCGCGCGGTGTATCTGGAAGACGCCAAGGGGTTGGACCTGCTGGCCAAAGACACCATCAACCTGCTGTGGGCGCGCATCCACCTGACCAATTTCGATTCGGTCTCGTCGCCGGAAGAACTCAAGAAGCTGCTGGCTGATGCGCACACCATGGTCAACTCGGCCAACGATGCCTGGGCCCAGTTCATGAAGCTGCCGATTCCGGAGGCCGACCGCGCCCAGCTGCAAGCCGCCGACGCCGCCCGCACCAAGTTCGTCAAGACCGCGCTGGAGCCGGCCATTGCCGCGCTGGAGCGCAGCGACCTCACCACGTACCGTGAGCTGAACACGAACCTGGTGCCGAAGCTCTTCGTCGATTACGACACGGCGCTCGGGCCGCTGGTCGGGGCGCGCTTCAAGTACGGCCAGCAACGC
Above is a genomic segment from Ralstonia pickettii containing:
- a CDS encoding entericidin A/B family lipoprotein; translated protein: MKKLIALLALGCAVLAGCNTMAGMGKDIQTGGQKLENAADNTKQKM
- a CDS encoding phospholipase D family protein — encoded protein: MQGHPRNHPTAYLRAWFAWLVIALLTGCASLPEHVDRPVTTALPNAESATLLGRLAQTNAPSADVSGFRLIPSGEEAYATLLTLADRAERTLDLQYFIIESDNSVRELMRHVLAAAERGVRVRMLVDDLHSDGRDLAFLKFSSHKNIDVRLFNPFPGGRMSNLTRYLSGAAEFRRVNRRMHNKAFIADNALAVTGGRNLGAEYFTQNQTTNFVDLDVLAAGPAVRQLSSAFDAYWNSEFAYPVRALAPEPTAAHPPEQKEGNYPPPVTMPRRPEGAPQHIDVPTQPIDTGSGSSEPSSGQVVSHVEQRRNQTDLVSPAPEEPLPLKPAPRDWFLADQIARGRLRLEWAPAQVIVDRPAKVSGDKVEPGGERLAQTLLHMIDDARREVVLISPYFVPGKRGVEVAKHLEERGVRLRVLTNSLAATDAPIVHVGYAKYRGELVDDGVELYELRPTLGDRPKMFGTFRSSQASLHVKSIVVDRSTLFVGSMNIDPRSIALNTETGLIIRSPVLSEAVARLFDDSVRDSAYRVTKDDGHLRWTTHENGKEVVVDHEPEVGLGRRTWIQMLAPFTPEELL